The proteins below are encoded in one region of Lactuca sativa cultivar Salinas chromosome 3, Lsat_Salinas_v11, whole genome shotgun sequence:
- the LOC111914462 gene encoding uncharacterized protein LOC111914462 → MALLKQLEHLKISLDVIKLATNNFGPENFVGVGGFGKVYKAEITTTEGLTKAVAIKRLDRRHGQGEREFLMEIMMLSRYRHKNLVSLLGFCDEGDEKILVYEYEFNGSLEKYLSSNSLTWGQRLKICIGAARGLEYLHNPLETQQRVLHRDVKSANVLLDQFWEAKIADFGLSKIGPANQEFTFLVSNAVGTFGYCDPLYAETNFLTKESDVYSFGVVLFEVLCGRLCIGKPDDKHRLLTKLAQISYEQGKLDDIIFHGLRGQMEPNSLRTYSSIAYRCLKREREERPNMAQVLEELELSLEYQESFQSGKPMEYEEIIQMADREQPLVYTNKRELKLLLSSGIRFDWGRRWFSLSKKEQNCEMISASEFTFQDPGIVQWIPHSTSRFSEVAKIERPHNLQIVVDIETLFLSPGITYAAYLVLKYCDTFSSSSHVDQSKMTREPVFLGLQFKFKDANESSFSHLADWTDNGWMILELCQFVSYRKVAKLELLLEGIPCYNFMLLEGIQFLPIEMQAIEEEPLVVVDNSNTMIDANWEQKLPNDYQYIIKAAKDRVPYNITNKEIYTLLSNGILTNKGQMLFSLDKDGIKCCMASARAFLEDNDGEFSRFSDLASFRWISLHESRFEKVAECQSGRVLRINCPINSHMLTPNTTYATYLVCKLPEVSHVALKCPLEVKDINFGSPNFNEVRFIYFRSPKTPLIMLTNSDQDSNQRPTMNPLSRPKIESMLRQRKDEWMEAQIWTFKADAATSVNVTFALTCNERERLTGLIVEGIEIRPK, encoded by the exons ATGGCATTACTGAAACAGTTGGAGCACCTCAAAATCTCATTAGATGTCATTAAGTTAGCCACCAATAACTTTGGACCTGAGAACTTTGTGGGGGTCGGTGGGTTTGGCAAGGTCTACAAAGCAGAAATAACTACAACCGAGGGGCTAACAAAAGCCGTTGCAATAAAGAGATTAGACCGACGCCATGGTCAAGGCGAACGTGAGTTTCTGATGGAGATAATGATGCTCTCTCGTTATCGACACAAAAACCTAGTCTCTCTCTTAGGCTTTTGTGACGAAGGTGACGAGAAGATTCTTGTTTATGAGTACGAGTTTAATGGTAGTCTTGAAAAGTACCTTAGTAGCAACAGTCTAACATGGGGTCAACGCCTGAAGATATGCATTGGGGCAGCTCGTGGACTGGAGTATCTTCACAACCCTCTTGAGACACAGCAAAGAGTCTTGCATCGAGATGTAAAGAGTGCGAATGTTCTTTTAGATCAGTTTTGGGAAGCTAAAATTGCTGACTTTGGGTTGTCCAAAATAGGCCCCGCAAATCAAGAGTTTACGTTTCTTGTCTCCAATGCAGTTGGAACATTTGGGTATTGTGATCCGCTGTATGCTGAGACAAATTTTCTTACAAAGGAGTCGGATGTGTACTCGTTTGGGGTAGTGTTGTTTGAAGTTCTTTGTGGGAGGCTTTGCATTGGGAAACCCGATGATAAACATCGTTTGTTGACAAAACTCGCACAAATCAGCTATGAACAAGGAAAGTTAGATGACATTATCTTCCATGGTCTACGTGGACAAATGGAGCCCAATTCTCTAAGAACTTATTCTTCAATTGCATATCGTTGTTTGAAAAGAGAGCGTGAAGAACGTCCGAACATGGCTCAAGTGCTTGAAGAACTTGAGCTTTCACTTGAATATCAG GAAAGTTTTCAAAGTGGAAAACCCATGGAGTATGAGGAAATAATCCAGATGGCTGATAGAGAACAACCCTTAGTCTACACAAATAAAAGGGAACTCAAATTGCTTCTATCTTCAGGAATTCGTTTTGATTGGGGTCGAAGG TGGTTTTCCTTGAGCAAGAAAGAACAGAACTGTGAGATGATTTCTGCATCAGAATTCACGTTCCAAGATCCTGGAATTGTGCAATGGATTCCTCACTCTACATCGAG GTTTTCTGAGGTAGCTAAGATTGAAAGGCCACATAATTTGCAAATAGTGGTTGATATAGAAACACTTTTTTTATCACCAGGAATTACATACGCGGCATACCTGGTGCTCAAATATTGTGATACATTTAGTAGTTCTTCACACGTAGACCAATCAAAGATGACTCGTGAACCCGTATTTTTGGGTTTACAATTCAAATTTAAAGACGCAAATGAATCATCATTCTCTCACCTTGCAGACTGGACAGATAATGGATGGATGATACTTGAACTGTGCCAATTTGTTAGTTATAGGAAAGTCGCAAAGCTTGAGCTTTTGCTTGAAGGAATTCCTTGTTATAATTTCATGTTACTTGAAGGCATCCAGTTCTTGCCTATCGAGATGCAG GCTATAGAAGAAGAGCCATTAGTAGTAGTAGATAATTCAAATACGATGATAGATGCAAACTGGGAACAAAAACTACCAAACGACTATCAGTACATAATCAAAGCAGCAAAAGATCGTGTCCCATACAACATTACTAACAAAGAAATCTACACGCTTCTTTCAAACGGGATTCTTACGAACAAAGGCCAAATG TTGTTTTCTcttgataaagatggaatcaaATGCTGTATGGCATCAGCAAGAGCATTTTTAGAAGACAACGACGGGGAATTCAGCAGGTTCTCTGATCTGGCGTCTTTTCGTTGGATATCTCTACATGAATCAAG ATTCGAGAAGGTGGCTGAATGTCAATCAGGCAGGGTTTTGCGTATAAACTGCCCTATCAACTCACATATGCTTACACCAAACACAACCTATGCAACTTACCTTGTGTGTAAACTGCCAGAAGTCAGCCACGTGGCGCTTAAGTGTCCTCTAGAAGTAAAGGACATCAACTTTGGCTCTCCGAATTTCAATGAAGTTCGTTTTATCTATTTCCGCAGCCCAAAAACCCCGTTAATTATGCTGACAAATAGTGACCAAGATAGTAATCAAAGACCAACCATGAACCCATTGTCTAGACCCAAAATAGAGAGCATGTTGAGACAACGGAAAGATGAGTGGATGGAAGCTCAGATATGGACATTTAAAGCAGATGCTGCAACTTCTGTGAACGTAACGTTCGCCTTGACCTGTAACGAACGCGAGCGGCTTACCGGGCTTATTGTGGAAGGAATTGAGATCAGACCAAAATAA